One segment of Haliotis asinina isolate JCU_RB_2024 chromosome 12, JCU_Hal_asi_v2, whole genome shotgun sequence DNA contains the following:
- the LOC137258850 gene encoding fucolectin-4-like gives MKHVYAFSNVALYKPATMDSYRDIYPPSAAVDGDKTTAIHSSTEVSVPYHWWEVDLLNSYTITSVTVTSRDCCPGRFRNFTIDLTSDHQTAAPVTQRCHYYPASFASFVTITIPCDQTLTARKVKVTMDSSDDRPLDINEVEVKGLHVCGNHWLQFTLDSGLKRSETPLLQTDVESIPACADRCREQINCDAFQTLTSSSTVTCQLFTGRWGANISDSNWKYYSFSG, from the exons ATGAAGCACG TATACGCCTTCTCAAACGTGGCGCTATACAAGCCAGCCACTATGGATTCTTACCGGGATATCTACCCACCATCTGCAGCGGTGGATGGGGACAAAACTACTGCCATTCACTCGTCTACAGAAGTATCAGTCCCATATCACTGGTGGGAAGTGGATCTACTCAACTCCTACACCATCACCAGTGTCACCGTCACCAGCAGAGACTGCTGCC CTGGCCGATTCCGTAACTTCACAATTGACCTGACATCTGATCACCAAACTGCAGCTCCAGTCACGCAACGTTGTCACTACTACCCGGCGAGTTTCGCCAGCTTCGTCACCATTACAATACCATGTGATCAGACATTAACAGCAcgtaaggtcaaggtcactatgGATTCATCGGATGATCGACCCCTTGATATCAACGAGGTCGAGGTCAAAGGCCTTCACGTGTGTGGAA ATCACTGGCTGCAGTTTACATTGGATTCAGGACTGAAACGCTCAGAGACACCACTTCTTCAGACAGACGTTGAATCCATACCAGCATGTGCCGATCGATGCCGAGAACAAATAAACTGTGACGCCTTTCAGACTTTGACGTCATCTAGTACTGTGACGTGTCAACTTTTTACTGGTAGATGGGGTGCCAACATCAGTGACAGTAACTGGAAGTACTATAGTTTTTCAGGATGA